A DNA window from Phragmites australis chromosome 11, lpPhrAust1.1, whole genome shotgun sequence contains the following coding sequences:
- the LOC133883995 gene encoding zinc finger protein 11-like gives MESGSNRESKAASGDEAVSSPGQEAAATAAVGTGEDEAAVSPPAPAASNRPYYECVFCKRGFTTAQALGGHMNIHRRDRAKPARDSPAGITTASRNIECYNKYRHLASYPPAPSTPIPIGGGGGGGSSFSMYYPSMGAASAAGLDAEGGSPSSVSPRELSLFGAATPDHDLHLDLGCHGRAGDGSSRTPGGPEHQTGEPERELDLELRLGRRPRH, from the coding sequence ATGGAGAGTGGTAGCAACAGGGAATCCAAGGCAGCGTCAGGCGACGAGGCCGTGAGCTCGCCCGGACaagaggcggcggcgacggcggcagtgGGGACTGGAGAGGATGAAGCGGCCGTGTCGCCACCGGCTCCGGCTGCCAGCAACAGGCCGTACTACGAGTGCGTTTTCTGCAAGCGCGGGTTCACCACGGCGCAGGCGCTGGGCGGCCACATGAACATCCACCGCCGTGACCGCGCGAAGCCGGCCCGCGACTCGCCCGCGGGCATAACGACGGCTTCCAGGAACATCGAGtgctataacaagtaccgccaCTTGGCGTCGTATCCCCCGGCACCATCCACGCCTATTCCGattggcggcggtggcggcggcggcagcagcttCAGCATGTACTACCCAAGTATGGGGGCTGCGTCAGCGGCTGGGCTGGACGCGGAGGGCGGGAGCCCTAGCAGCGTGAGCCCAAGGGAGCTGAGCCTGTTCGGTGCGGCCACTCCTGATCACGACTTGCACCTGGACCTCGGGTGCCACGGACGCGCCGGCGACGGATCGTCGCGCACGCCGGGAGGGCCCGAGCACCAGACGGGCGAGCCGGAGAGGGAGCTGGACTTGGAGCTCAGGCTTGGCCGTCGCCCCAGGCATTGA